TGGAAATAGGTTAAATAATAAATCAAGCGCAAATGTAATCGGAAAGATAGTAGCGACAGTATACTTTGAAAAGATTAACCGCTTGGTTAACTTGCTGAATGAAACGTTTGAATAAATAAAATAGTGTGGATGCAACTTTGAATTTCCCTTTTACATCTTATAACCAAAAAACATCTTAACAACTATGAAATCAGCCATTTTTTACCGCATGTCCACACTTGTGCTGGCAAGTGCCTTCTTTTTGGTCGCCTGCTCATTTTCTTCGGAAAGCCGCGAGCGCCGGGACGACCGCACCACCCGTACCTTTTCCCTCACCGGCTTTGACCGCCTTTCGTTGGGAAGTGCGTTTGAGATCACGGTCACCAAAGGAAATTATGCCGTGAAAGCGGAAGGACGTAAAGAAGACCTTAATGACCTGGAAGCGGATGTTTCGGGAGGAAAGTTACGCATCCGTTACAAAGATTCGTTCAACTGGAACCGTAACCGTAAACGGGTATCGGTAACGATCTCAATGCCAACGCTGAAAGCCCTTGACTTTTCGGGAGCCACTACGTCGAGAGTATCGGGTTTTAACGATCTGGGAACCTTAGACCTTGATATATCGGGGGCTTCTAAGTCAGACATTCAGGTGAAAGCCGAACGCATTGTAATGGATGTTTCCGGAGCGTCAACCATTACGCTCACGGGCTCGGCCAATCGTCTGGAAGGGGGAGTGTCGGGCGCTACGTCGTTGAGAGCCGTTGATTTTCCGGTAAAAGAAGCGTTTTTAAATGCCTCAGGGGCCAGCAATGTACGGGTGAGTGTGAATGGAAAGCT
Above is a window of Runella slithyformis DSM 19594 DNA encoding:
- a CDS encoding head GIN domain-containing protein, with the protein product MKSAIFYRMSTLVLASAFFLVACSFSSESRERRDDRTTRTFSLTGFDRLSLGSAFEITVTKGNYAVKAEGRKEDLNDLEADVSGGKLRIRYKDSFNWNRNRKRVSVTISMPTLKALDFSGATTSRVSGFNDLGTLDLDISGASKSDIQVKAERIVMDVSGASTITLTGSANRLEGGVSGATSLRAVDFPVKEAFLNASGASNVRVSVNGKLEVEASGASSVRYRGTASVRSNTSGASSVRSES